In Pseudorasbora parva isolate DD20220531a chromosome 9, ASM2467924v1, whole genome shotgun sequence, the sequence gagagcactaaaccacgccccctattttgcgtgttcttgtgggcagagggttagtcaacaaacggttctagtgacgtcattacagcaggaagtgcaggggtgtagtccaaaccggccgctcgctgtaggctttgaaagggaacttctgttaaataaaatatctcgcttggcattgaactttgagctttataattttacaggtattatttatgctccaacagcaacattacacactaactaaaatttgaaagatggaatcgcgaagaaaaGGACCTTTAATTTCTTACCCCAAATGCAtataaaactttaaaattaaCTACAAAAAAACATTAGACTTTCTTCTTACTACcaacatttaatataaaaatactaGACGTCTGTGTTATTTGCCCCCAATAAATAAACCACTACTGAAAAGCTAAAGGTTTACATGGATTGACCTCTTTCATAAGTTCTGTGATAGGAAAACACTCACAGTGAGCATCTGTGTAGCCTGTCTCAGGTCTGCCagctccttctctctctcatgAATCGTCTGCTGGGAAGTCCTCTGCATCTCCGCCAGAGCATTCTGGGAAAGAAAAACAGGTTACACAATAGTTTGTTCTTCTCACTCACAAAAACCACACTCTAGAAATGGTCTACAATTTTACCTTTTTCTCATTCATCTCTGTTGTAGCTAGAACAGAGTCATGTCCTTTGTGCTCATCCGTTAAACAAAGGTAACAAATACATTGCTGATCTGTGCGGCAAAACACCTCTAATAGTTTATCATGCCGAGAGCAGAGCTGTTCTTGTATCTTCTTTGAAGGAGAAACCAGCTTGTGTTTCTGAAAGGCAGGAGACTCGTAGTGAGGTTGAAGGTGAGTCTCGCAGTAAGAAGCCAGACAGACCAGGCAGGATTTAAAGGCTTTGTTTTTCTTCCCAGAGCACACGTCACATTCGACGTCCCCAGGTTCAGCTTGGGTCGGATCGGATGGGGTCGGCCCAGCATGCAGTCCTGTCTTCTTCAGTTTCTCCACCACATCTGCTAGCATCGTGTTCCTGCCTAGCACAGGTCTGGGAGCGAAGCTCTGCCTGCATTGAGGGCAGCCATAAATCCCCAGATAGTCGTCCTGGTCCCAGTAGCCTTTAATGCAGCCTTTACAATAACTGTGTCCACATGGAATAGTCACAGGGTCCTTTAAGACATCCAGGCATATAGAACAGTTAAACTGGTCATGATCCAGAAAAACCCCAGCTTGCGCCATTTTAAAAGGTTTCTTGCCGTCCAGTGGCAGAATGAATTCGAGGCAAGCTTTGTTTATGCAGGAAGTGAGTCATGTGACCAGAGTCTGACAGGAGGGGGAGGGGCGAAACAGCTGCTCTGCACAACAACTGAGCATGTCAGAAAATACATGTCTCGGAGCTGCAGTATTAAGAATTAGTGCTGAAACTAACTAAATTAATTTAGACCAAAAGTCCTAAAAATCAGAAGCTAAtaattgtgtgtatatatatatatatatatatatatatatatatatatattgtattctagatagatagatatagatagtaATGTATATCCAAGTAATTGTCCTCAAAGGTGATCTATTTTTATCGATATTTTTATAGACACACAATTATTAGCTTCTGATTTTTAGGACATTTGGTCTAAATTAATTTAGTTAGTTTCAGCACTAATTCTTAATACTGCAGCTCCGACACATGTATtttcagatatatatatatatatatatatatatatatatattaaaaaaaacattgcataaCATTATGGCCTATTaaattgatgtgttagaagcaggaaaaatgggcaagcgtaaggatttgagcgagtttccGGTCTGcaatggtcagtatctatcaaaagttgtCGATtgaaaggaacagtggtgaaccggcgacagggtaaTGGGTGGCCAAGGCGCATTGATGCACGTGGTGAGCGAAGGTGtgagaatacacagtgcatcgcagtttgttgtatATGTGGCAGTATGCATCAACAGTGGGCGTGTTAGCATCAGAACTGAACCACAACGCATGGATGGCTGGATGTGTGTGCACATGGCATCAGTGTGCACTATgtgaagaaggcaagccggcggaggcagtgtgatgctttgggcaatgttctgctgggaaaccttgggtcctccatccatgtggatgttactttgacacgtccCACCTACCTAGCattgcagaccatgttcaccctttcatagaaacggtattccctggtggctgtggctctttcagcaggataatgtgccggccacaaagcaaaaatggttcaggaatggtttgaggagcacaaccagtttgagatgttgacttggcctctcaatctcaatctaatcgagcatctgtgggatatcCTGAAACAAccagtccaatccatggaggccccaccttgcaatttacaggacttaaaggatctgctgctaacatcttggtgccagataccacagcacaccttcaggggtctagtggagtccatgcctcgacgggccagggctgttttggcagcaaaaagggGGGCCAACATAATATTATGCCATAATGTTATGCCCGATTTgcgtacatacatacatataagaaaaatatggtacaaatgaataaactaaacatgtaaaaacatttttaaaaatatgaaagaCAATTAAGCCTGCTTTTAGGATCATAAATTAACCTTTAATACCTTTTTATGTAATATACACCGTGAGGTCCACAAAGAAACTGATCTAATTTAAACTTGGAAATAAACGTAATTATTTAGAATTTTAaggaaaacaaagaaacattatattttttacaaagaacattacatcttaaaaccaataaaaattattattaccaGAGTTCTCTGGTCATATCAATGAGAGATTATAAGAACTCCTTTGTACATAATTTGTCAGATTTTCTATCTTACACTGAAGCGTAAGAACATGATCATCAGGTTTTGTTCATGAGAGCTTCAGTGCTGCTGCCATTCGTTCATAGGAGAAAAAACATGCCGAGACATTCTGAAAcccatatacaggtccttctaaaaaaaattgcatattgtgaagTTCATTatgttccataatgtaatgataaaaattaaactttgcacaccaactgaaatatttcaggtctttattgttttaatactgatgattttggcatacagctcatgaaaccccaaaattcctatctcaaaaaattagcatagtTTATTATCTATGCATAGcataaattatcacaaaaaaatatgtgaaagttaaatttgtatcattgcattatggaaaataatgaactataTCACAAAATGCTAagtttttgagaaggacctgtacatttTTAATTCAACTTTCCACTCAGAGTGTAATAGGACACTAGATGGCAGCAGTGCTGCTTTCACTTGATACAGAATCATGGACAGGGTTTATAAGCAAATGCTTCTAATAAATTAGAAACATATACAAACATTACTT encodes:
- the ftr67 gene encoding finTRIM family, member 67 yields the protein MAQAGVFLDHDQFNCSICLDVLKDPVTIPCGHSYCKGCIKGYWDQDDYLGIYGCPQCRQSFAPRPVLGRNTMLADVVEKLKKTGLHAGPTPSDPTQAEPGDVECDVCSGKKNKAFKSCLVCLASYCETHLQPHYESPAFQKHKLVSPSKKIQEQLCSRHDKLLEVFCRTDQQCICYLCLTDEHKGHDSVLATTEMNEKKNALAEMQRTSQQTIHEREKELADLRQATQMLTLSAQTALEESERIFTELVCSIERRRAEVKELIRGQERAAVSQAEALLQQLEQEITELKKRHGELGELSQTEDHIAFLQNCKSLCAQPVPVDLPNITSDPNFGIVMAAVTEFQALLEDVCQGGCVNISEKVSDVTIIQSTKPKADSEATAALAPLFGQPVQIPFNVSVPTIGVFPFSSFGSRTQGPRQRLQPRRRRR